In a single window of the Melioribacteraceae bacterium genome:
- a CDS encoding TonB-dependent receptor, which produces MKHFVIVFLLVIMFGNHSKTISQQENYLGSIKGKIVDFETKQSLPGVNVIIKESLIGTSSNFDGEYEIPQLKIGSYSIVFSFIGYEKIVIPDIIIRSDRITYVNVELKSVMIDLQTVEVTGGYFNNTQQQQLSAVSFSFEEIRRAPGAGGDVSRIIFGLPSLAKINDTKNSLIVRGGSPVENGFFVDNIEIPNINHFPVQGSSEGPIGIINVDLIDNVNFYSGGFGSNYGNKLSSIMDIKFREGNRSTTDVQLDMSMQGFGGVFEGPINSGRGSFIISARRSYLDFILDLMNENVGLPIYSDVQGKVVYDISENDKLSLIDIFSYDQQKMNQKDAAENHNNVFIDYKYYTNTIGINWRRLWGTLGYSNTSISHTFAKTDGRFFQTHNAKLLLNNLSDEHEFKLRNSNNLILSSHVNLNFGFEYKGFSAKYNQFYNEYQDLMGNRTEALNLDKQNNSFIVGTFTSLEWHPFSKLIIRPNIRADYYSANQATTISPRISATYLFNQLTSLTGSYGYYYQNIPAVITIQKNEFSNLKNPKSVHAVISLNHLLSESTRLTLEAYSKEYFNFPMNPSQPSLFLFDQAVQENLFLTHSSLNDNGEARSRGIELTVQKKLAEDFYGLVAASYSKAEYRGLNNKWYKRIYDNQFTFAIEGGYKPNDSWEFSARWLFAGGAPFTPFDINASTIANKGIFDDERINSERLPDFHSLNIRTDKRFHFKNSTLIVYLSVWNAYARNNIASYAWDEIENKQREEKMWGLLPIFGIEFEF; this is translated from the coding sequence ATGAAACACTTCGTAATTGTTTTTTTATTGGTAATCATGTTTGGTAATCATTCAAAAACTATTTCACAACAAGAGAATTACTTGGGAAGCATTAAAGGAAAGATTGTGGATTTTGAGACCAAGCAATCTCTTCCTGGTGTAAATGTTATCATAAAAGAGTCTTTGATTGGAACATCCTCAAATTTCGACGGAGAGTATGAGATTCCTCAATTAAAAATTGGTAGTTACTCCATTGTTTTTTCATTTATCGGTTATGAAAAAATAGTCATTCCCGATATTATCATTCGTTCTGATAGAATTACTTATGTAAATGTAGAACTGAAATCGGTAATGATAGATCTTCAAACCGTGGAAGTTACAGGGGGATATTTTAATAACACTCAACAGCAGCAATTAAGCGCTGTTTCATTTTCATTTGAAGAGATAAGAAGAGCCCCAGGTGCTGGTGGTGATGTGAGCAGAATAATCTTTGGACTTCCTTCGCTTGCAAAAATTAATGATACAAAAAACTCATTGATCGTTCGAGGTGGTAGTCCAGTAGAGAATGGTTTCTTTGTTGATAATATAGAAATTCCTAATATTAATCACTTTCCGGTGCAGGGATCGAGCGAAGGACCTATTGGAATTATAAATGTAGATTTGATTGATAATGTAAATTTCTACAGTGGCGGATTCGGATCAAACTATGGCAATAAACTATCTTCTATTATGGATATAAAATTCCGTGAAGGCAATCGAAGTACAACGGATGTTCAGCTTGATATGAGCATGCAGGGTTTTGGGGGAGTTTTTGAAGGACCAATCAATTCCGGACGAGGGTCGTTTATTATATCCGCTCGAAGAAGTTATCTTGATTTTATTCTTGATCTGATGAATGAAAATGTTGGGCTACCGATCTACAGTGATGTTCAAGGGAAGGTTGTTTATGATATTTCTGAAAACGATAAACTTTCGTTAATTGATATATTCTCTTACGATCAACAAAAGATGAATCAAAAAGATGCCGCGGAAAATCATAATAACGTATTTATTGATTACAAGTATTATACAAATACAATCGGGATTAATTGGAGGCGGCTATGGGGAACTCTTGGATACTCGAATACATCAATCTCTCACACTTTCGCTAAAACCGATGGCCGATTTTTTCAAACACATAATGCGAAATTACTTCTTAATAATTTATCAGATGAACATGAATTCAAATTGCGCAACAGCAATAATTTAATTTTATCATCCCATGTTAATCTCAACTTTGGATTTGAATACAAAGGATTTTCTGCAAAATACAATCAGTTTTATAATGAGTATCAAGATTTAATGGGGAATAGAACTGAAGCTTTAAACCTCGACAAACAAAATAACTCATTTATTGTAGGTACTTTTACAAGTTTAGAGTGGCATCCATTCAGCAAGTTAATTATCAGGCCTAATATTCGAGCCGATTATTACTCAGCCAATCAAGCTACAACAATTTCTCCCCGTATTTCTGCTACTTACTTGTTCAATCAGTTAACTTCATTGACCGGCTCATATGGCTATTATTATCAAAATATTCCTGCAGTAATTACAATTCAGAAAAATGAGTTTTCAAATTTGAAGAATCCTAAATCTGTGCATGCCGTGATTAGTTTAAATCATCTTTTATCCGAAAGCACAAGACTAACTTTAGAAGCATATAGCAAAGAATACTTTAATTTTCCGATGAATCCCTCACAGCCTTCATTGTTTCTGTTCGATCAAGCTGTCCAGGAAAATTTATTTTTAACGCACTCTTCACTCAATGATAATGGTGAAGCCCGAAGTAGAGGTATCGAATTAACAGTACAAAAAAAGTTAGCGGAAGATTTCTATGGCCTTGTCGCCGCTTCATACTCCAAAGCTGAATACAGAGGTTTAAACAACAAATGGTATAAGCGTATTTACGATAATCAATTTACTTTTGCAATTGAGGGGGGATATAAACCAAATGATAGTTGGGAATTCTCCGCCAGATGGCTCTTTGCCGGCGGCGCTCCATTTACACCTTTTGATATAAATGCCTCAACTATTGCTAATAAGGGTATCTTTGATGATGAAAGAATAAACTCTGAGCGACTACCCGATTTCCATTCATTAAACATTAGAACTGACAAAAGATTTCATTTCAAAAACTCAACATTAATTGTCTATTTGAGTGTCTGGAACGCTTATGCAAGGAATAATATTGCATCTTATGCCTGGGATGAAATAGAGAATAAGCAGCGCGAGGAAAAAATGTGGGGATTGCTTCCAATTTTCGGAATAGAGTTTGAATTCTAA
- a CDS encoding U32 family peptidase: MNNIKLELLSPAKDLECGIAAINCGADAVYIGAPNYGARVGAGNSIEDIEQLVKFAHRFWVKVYVTVNTILFDDELEEAQSLINKLYEIGVDAVIFQDMALLEMDLPPIQLYASTQTHNYEIERIKILDEAGIKRIILARELTIDEIKEIKKEIKAELEFFVHGALCVSLSGQCYMSHELTGRSANRGECAQNCRMPYSLIDSKGKTLIENKHLLSLRDLNLSEYLNDLVNAGITSFKIEGRLKDASYVKNITAFYRAQLDDIIKNNHQYEKASSGYSVISFEPDPEKTFNRGYTSYFINDRGDKVSSHDSPKSTGKYLGKVTETGKEHFIIGTSEKITNGDGICFYNQLGELLGMNVNRAEGQTIFTKDLLGIKKGTKIYRNFDHAFDKELSKESYRKISVDVFIEDSETGISIQVVDSDNVSVKINFDVNKEIAENPIHSMENIKKQFLKSGDTIFSVNEVHITMNQILFFPVKLLNQMRRTILNELENERLKTRKIDLRDKELSTTPLKNINPNNKSASQDQSIDYRSNVVNNLSEKFYSKLGFEKIEPGFEKQKDFTGKVVMTCKYCIKDELNLCPFDTDKRVDEPLFLVNESRKYLLNFNCKDCLMEIIVA, encoded by the coding sequence ATGAATAATATAAAATTAGAATTACTTTCTCCCGCAAAGGATTTAGAGTGTGGAATTGCCGCTATTAATTGTGGTGCCGATGCCGTATATATTGGAGCACCAAATTATGGCGCGCGAGTCGGTGCCGGAAACTCAATTGAAGATATTGAACAACTAGTTAAATTTGCACATAGATTTTGGGTTAAAGTTTATGTTACTGTTAATACAATATTATTCGATGATGAACTTGAGGAAGCACAATCCTTAATAAATAAATTATATGAGATAGGGGTAGATGCTGTAATATTTCAAGATATGGCACTTCTCGAAATGGATTTGCCTCCAATCCAACTTTACGCTTCAACCCAAACACACAATTATGAAATTGAACGAATTAAAATTTTAGATGAAGCCGGAATTAAACGCATTATTCTTGCCCGTGAACTTACAATTGATGAAATAAAAGAGATCAAAAAAGAAATAAAGGCGGAGCTGGAATTTTTTGTTCATGGTGCTCTGTGCGTAAGTTTAAGCGGACAATGCTATATGAGTCACGAATTAACCGGACGAAGCGCGAACCGTGGCGAATGCGCGCAAAATTGCCGCATGCCCTATTCACTAATTGATTCCAAAGGCAAAACTTTAATTGAAAATAAACATCTACTTTCACTTAGAGATTTAAATCTTTCAGAGTATTTAAATGATCTTGTAAATGCCGGTATTACCTCTTTTAAAATTGAGGGACGGCTCAAAGATGCCTCGTATGTAAAAAATATTACCGCGTTTTATCGTGCGCAACTTGATGATATAATAAAAAATAATCATCAATATGAAAAAGCATCATCCGGTTATTCGGTAATTTCCTTCGAACCGGATCCAGAAAAAACATTTAACCGCGGCTATACTTCTTATTTTATAAATGATAGGGGGGATAAAGTATCTTCGCATGATTCTCCTAAATCAACGGGCAAATATCTTGGTAAAGTAACCGAAACTGGAAAAGAACATTTTATTATTGGTACATCCGAAAAGATTACTAATGGCGATGGGATCTGTTTTTATAACCAGTTAGGAGAACTTCTCGGTATGAACGTAAATCGCGCCGAGGGACAAACTATCTTTACTAAAGATTTATTGGGGATAAAAAAGGGAACAAAAATTTACCGCAATTTCGATCATGCATTTGATAAAGAATTAAGTAAAGAAAGTTATCGTAAAATAAGTGTTGATGTTTTTATTGAAGATTCGGAGACGGGAATTTCAATTCAAGTTGTTGATAGTGATAATGTTTCCGTAAAAATAAATTTTGATGTAAACAAGGAGATTGCCGAGAACCCGATCCACTCTATGGAGAATATTAAAAAGCAGTTTTTGAAAAGCGGCGATACTATCTTTTCGGTAAATGAGGTTCATATTACAATGAATCAAATTCTTTTCTTTCCTGTTAAACTTTTAAATCAAATGAGAAGAACAATTTTAAATGAACTTGAAAACGAAAGATTAAAAACCAGAAAAATTGATTTACGGGATAAAGAACTTTCAACAACACCACTAAAAAATATTAACCCTAATAATAAATCGGCTTCACAAGATCAATCCATTGATTATAGATCAAATGTTGTTAATAACTTGTCAGAAAAGTTTTATAGCAAACTTGGCTTCGAAAAAATTGAGCCTGGATTTGAAAAGCAAAAAGATTTTACGGGCAAAGTTGTTATGACATGCAAATATTGCATCAAAGATGAACTTAACTTGTGCCCTTTTGATACGGATAAACGGGTCGATGAGCCCCTATTTCTTGTAAATGAGAGTAGGAAATATCTGTTAAACTTTAATTGCAAGGATTGTTTAATGGAAATAATTGTTGCTTAA
- the budA gene encoding acetolactate decarboxylase, with translation MKKIIFLIVLCVQQIGYSQQLTQVSTIDALLAGHYDGVISVTKLLEFGNFGIGTFDKLDGEMIVFDGIAYQFKSDGKLYSAEGDNTSPFASVVNFKSIKSWYFTNSNLTEIESKIDSLITNLNIPYAVKISGNYSYIKTRTVPLQERPYKKLAEVTKTQPVFEWSDQMGNLIGFRLPDYMKGVNVPGYHLHFISGDKTKGGHLLNCRFETALVEIMPVYEFKMILPENSEFGKIDFSKDRSYELQKVEKE, from the coding sequence ATGAAGAAAATTATATTTTTAATTGTTCTATGTGTGCAACAAATTGGATATAGCCAACAATTAACCCAAGTTTCAACAATAGATGCTCTTTTAGCCGGGCATTACGATGGGGTTATTTCGGTGACAAAACTGCTTGAGTTTGGAAACTTTGGAATTGGCACTTTCGACAAACTTGATGGCGAGATGATTGTGTTTGATGGAATCGCGTATCAATTCAAATCGGATGGGAAATTATACTCTGCTGAAGGGGACAATACTTCTCCATTCGCCTCCGTTGTAAATTTTAAGTCAATAAAATCATGGTATTTTACAAACAGTAATCTTACTGAAATAGAATCTAAAATCGATTCATTAATTACTAATCTCAATATTCCTTATGCAGTTAAAATATCGGGGAACTATTCTTATATAAAAACCAGAACGGTTCCTTTGCAGGAGAGGCCATACAAAAAATTAGCTGAAGTAACTAAAACCCAACCGGTATTTGAGTGGAGTGATCAAATGGGGAATCTTATAGGATTTAGATTGCCCGATTACATGAAGGGAGTTAATGTCCCCGGCTATCATTTACATTTTATATCGGGCGATAAAACTAAAGGGGGACATCTGCTCAATTGCAGATTTGAGACTGCGTTAGTTGAAATTATGCCGGTTTATGAATTTAAAATGATTTTACCTGAAAATTCGGAATTCGGTAAAATTGATTTTTCTAAAGACCGCTCATATGAACTACAGAAAGTGGAAAAGGAATAA
- the yjjX gene encoding inosine/xanthosine triphosphatase, whose translation MKILVGSLNPVKIDAVKEAFSHYFKNIEVLGIEVESEVPNQPTGDQTFQGALNRTNNLLNINIKENLSAEYFVGIEGGISLLFNKWFAYGCMCVMNKDGKTGFGLSPGFELPQKVVSQLLKGKELGHVMDEIMNEQNTKQRGGAISFFTNGVMSRKELYVEGLKTAIIPFLHEYLFFRK comes from the coding sequence ATGAAAATATTAGTCGGTTCATTAAATCCCGTAAAAATCGATGCTGTGAAAGAAGCATTCTCCCATTACTTTAAAAATATTGAAGTGTTGGGAATTGAGGTGGAATCGGAAGTGCCGAATCAGCCGACTGGTGATCAGACATTTCAAGGAGCGTTGAATAGAACTAACAACCTGCTAAACATTAATATAAAAGAAAATTTGAGTGCGGAATATTTTGTGGGTATCGAGGGGGGAATATCTCTATTATTTAATAAGTGGTTTGCGTATGGCTGTATGTGCGTGATGAACAAAGATGGAAAGACCGGTTTCGGATTATCACCCGGCTTTGAGCTTCCGCAAAAAGTTGTTAGTCAATTATTGAAGGGAAAAGAACTCGGGCATGTAATGGATGAAATTATGAATGAGCAAAATACAAAACAGCGGGGAGGGGCAATATCATTTTTTACTAATGGTGTGATGAGTAGAAAGGAATTATATGTTGAAGGACTTAAAACAGCGATAATTCCATTTCTTCATGAGTATCTATTTTTTAGAAAATAG